A portion of the Betta splendens chromosome 2, fBetSpl5.4, whole genome shotgun sequence genome contains these proteins:
- the spega gene encoding striated muscle preferentially expressed protein kinase isoform X2, with translation MGTKRIGRVGERDAGFHSNGALPSALSCCHYGSEVFRSCRKQSYDSETTEDETTEPQMETKEGRHQDKAGRRGPSAEGGRMMDYNPDASDRRATLPGAYDPVVERELHALGSRPPGPHLDPTNPGRTQTAAESQGLSSCVPLPSPLPSLTPHKNSTSTPKQGLDETIPSEPQSNSVIMTPKLAHAGPKIFDKVRAFEERRTSIDLPGGIGHVSSESHSSRKKTGGPSREDDRILQDAAQKRAVFKQRASSLEEKMSYSQKVQNYQNKFTEELQRIKKLVGKPCLKKAYSTEQLPQSERLSAGKLEPIPPQVVKKLEARERALKKPKAGERGEGGSTQLSPQPQSKSLGDQSSCPERDRMTQADSHRKPVDSSSQESTGKISVTMETAPVHQLPGQPLPTATRKSLSRETQQSSPATDKDTLVATSSKSSSSSRRLETTSKAGTSMDDAADPRSASPNGRRSPVNVREKGAPFPPKPPRLTPSPTPSISPLLKRRKADVGRTSPAMRVNIPTILVEDEPVQAECVANRHREEDRTRRKEGRVHKSKKERSAQPRSPEDGGSSDDPFLSADEEPGEAPRFTRPLEDFTAASNTEVTLKCVITGNPPPTVTWRKNHVEIQSDAFHAVKAEGETHSLVIKQMRPSNAGLYSVTAVGATGRASCSATLSIQSEPTHTQCGKPTVSLEVSSPAQSDEEYLSPQEDAMEVGDLPALGKSVHFKEPPSFQVAPSDQVVTEGQDVIITVKIGGQPRPMVYWLKDRVMVKMGGRFSVRQTGDGGSEMRIGSARRSDTGIYSCKIVNEYGTKQAECRVDVQAHTALKITREVKDVAVRAGESAMFECHLTGPLDVDVDWLSNGKLVQPALLNCKMHFDGKRCRLLLNSVHEDDSGTYTCKLSTAKEELTSSANLRVTPSKEPLFTRKLDILEVTEGRAARFDCKVSGSPAPRVTWMHFEARVEESDNIRLLQEGGRHSLIIAHVSSETEGFYTAVAQNIYGKSECTAELYMQEPRAAISAHMVKLEKMPSIPEEPEVLECEVEKRTMPDFVKPLADVEVVEGKEAVLKCKVSGLPYPTIAWYHNGKRMESSEERKMTQYRDVHSLLVRSACHAHGGVYKAVISNKVGKAACYAHLYVTDIVPDPPDGPPLIEAITGKTISLSWKRPKRLDPSLDASSLLYMVQQQPLGSIQWSVVASNLRETNYTVASLSKGVRYAFRVLTSTGKMLSKPSPSTDLVQLLDRGPYLRKAPVILDKPDIVYVVENQPASITITLNHVHAVITWKRRGVVLVNKPGMHEMSMPDDDQHTLKLQRVRSTDLGQLVVTASNQFGSDLCTLQLVMAVAPKFETIMEDVDVYTGETSRLAVVVEGKPDPDILWYKDDMLLSESSHFTFVYDDPEYSLVVLNTSPELSGVYTCTAKNLAGSNSCKAELTVRTEQKEVAEPMVDEGTILRKMRRLTDYYDIHKEIGRGAFSYVKRVTRKKGKAEFAAKFISARGKRKALALREMDLLSELDNQRILYFHDAFEKKNVLVLITELCHEELLERIAKKTAVMELEIRCSVQQILEGLRYLHQKSIAHLDIKPENILMASPGSDQIRICDFGNALKFEPSEEYYCKYGTPEFVAPEIVNQTPVSTATDIWPIGVITYLCLTGVSPFAGENDRDTALNIRNYNVAFEESMFSDLCKEARGFVIKLLVVDRLRPSAVECLRHPWFKSPMNKSISTAMLKQVLSRRRWQRSLISYKSKMVMRSIPELLNDSSSHVSIAVARHLKEGSPPPSSSSDSDADVDELPFIPMPLSMVFSGSRVSLNEIPGDEDGARWPSVSTDVTGKGDNIEVATGVGSKNAINEAETPNEDKIEKTKRIPLKKGSSVELDESETRAKRATMRRGSSADSALLLHIDPEDGNADKDSEASNKSLKKALSMELPNRSPSPGAAKLSQEDYALKLELMRQRLVRGGSMDKKMSGLRGPLFETLGMDEERQTGSLDRNLRRSRLGPSSLARAASSDSPGEDTPKTKVFRKSSSFTQGDSEPMPLHRRFGAPLEIPAVCNDSADVNELQEATSMSALIGQTVESTSASDAAMSLKISTTGENRVKEHEDMDGTVEKSITSHEVGSEARSQCVITPRIVIEADGEEQEKEENQDLHIQEKDPKADQETPRSSHEEIITNPPPSSEHPAVFSRIAAAEKSAGSVSTSSNPDLPATPRQPVLRTDIKDIDSEAVFEARFKKRESSLTRGLRKLTRNKSEERSPVLNRKNVEGGEEVYRPGPRGAPLEMVSRGLQEKSKSVQDLREGDKETGLGLIGRLSLRGKRSTMIDKKGEKPKEEKHQDDTAVSKRVSWGIGRSKSLDTGTPKQLDEKDQNKAEESSVSAMRRRFESKVAGISAKIRTQSEERKEKDAHGSQKDLKKVTDSPIMAMRQRFENKVAGISTKIRSQSEERKGDAEAARTPLFTRHRHSQSEGRGLKGLGIPENQLAKQTASGASKESVESTSSIHSEKESDRRSRWDRWGLTKGRRDKTPSQSDLPSTVSKPGGLSTTRQLIRSASDFPPVFHIKLKDHVLLEGEPVSLCCLPAGSPHPEITWMKDRKALQVDDRVSLISHPDGRQLLTIPKSTRRDAGIYECVATNPIATTITSCTLSIACVPKRPGTPEVPQTYSNTALVLWKPADTNSSCTYTLERKTEGESSWMTVAKGIVDCYYNVTDLPQGTTFKFRVSCSNKAGQGPHSNSSAPVSLDSTATGAPPTVAVVNTVPCPPEPVITTSVTVPPLKSAEDNAPRITAPNTSSSSKHMTSPAALPLQVTSKKLVPAASPPSLPSGPSTMSPSSNLTAEESQKAILTTSPTVKAPFILPKPQSPVNVVTPMTQTPPTSTPLSLVRPPSTPTKPVVASVPTYIPTTTVTARVAPTPVSFTPQVLHTSGLSPIGEGASTPTRGTPSGRTTPSTALKQGVPQKPYTFLDEKARGRFGVIRECRENATGKIYMAKIIPYSQENKQEVLKEYEILKSLHNEKVMALHEAYVTPRYLVLVAEYCTGKELLYSLIDRFRYSEDDVVIYLVQILQAVEYLHNRRILHLDLKPDNIMVTNLNAIKVVDFGSAQNFNPLSLKQQDSRTGALEYMAPEMVKGEVVGPPADIWTVGVVTYIMLSGRLPFEDKDPLQVESKILIARLDPTKLYSNVSQSASAFLKKMLSSYPWARPTTRDCFTHAWLQDSYLMKLRRQTLTFTSSRLKEFLVEQQSRRTDGATKHKVLLRTYQSSTQSSASGTTPPV, from the exons ATGGGTACGAAGAGGATTGGTCGTGTGGGTGAGAGAGATGCTGGTTTCCATAGTAACGGTGCTCTCCCATCTGCCCTCTCTTGCTGCCACTATGGAAGCGAAGTTTTCCGCTCCTGCCGAAAGCAAAGCTATG ACTCTGAGACCACAGAGGATGAGACCACAGAACCTCAGATGGAAACCAAAGAAGGGAGGCACCAAGATAAGGCTGGACGAAGAGGACCCTCAG ctgagggagggaggatgatGGACTATAACCCAGATGCTTCAGATCGCAGGGCCACCCTCCCTGGCGCCTACGACCCTGTGGTGGAGCGAGAACTGCACGCTCTGGGCTCCCGACCTCCGGGGCCCCACCTTGACCCCACCAACCCCGGCAG gactcaaacagctgctgagtcACAGGGACTCTCCTCATGTGTCCCCCTGCCTTCTCCCCTGCCATCTCTCACTCCACACAAAAACAGCACCAGTACCCCAAAACAAGGCCTGGATGAAACCATACCCTCAGAGCCTCAGTCCAACAGTGTCATCATGACTCCCAAACTGGCTCATGCTGGGCCTAAAATCTTTGACAAAGTCCGAGCTTTTGAGGAGCGAAGGACCAGCATTGATCTACCAGGAGGCATCGGACATGTTTCCTCTGAATCACACAGCAGTAGGAAGAAGACAGGAGGCCCCAGCAGGGAGGACGACCGAATCCTGCAGGACGCAGCCCAGAAGCGAGCGGTGTTCAAGCAACGAGCTTCTTCCTTGGAGGAAAAGATGAGCTACTCGCAGAAGGTGCAGAACTACCAGAACAAGTTCaccgaggagctgcagaggatcaAGAAACTTGTGGGGAAGCCCTGTTTGAAGAAGGCGTATTCTACCGAGCAGCTGCCCCAAAGCGAAAGGCTGAGCGCAGGGAAGCTGGAGCCCATTCCTCCCCAAGTTGTTAAAAAGTTGGAGGCACGGGAACGAGCCCTGAAGAAGCCTAAGGCTGgggagaggggtgagggagggagcacGCAGCTTTCTCCACAGCCCCAGAGCAAGAGCCTGGGTGATCAAAGTAGCTGCCCTGAGAGGGATAGGATGACACAGGCAGATTCGCACAGGAAGCCAGTGGACAGCTCATCACAAGAAAGCACAGGAAAAATCTCTGTTACCATGGAGACAGCACCAGTTCACCAGTTACCAGGGCAACCATTGCCAACAGCCACAAGAAAAAGCCTCTCAAG GGAAACCCAACAAAGCTCACCAGCAACTGACAAAGACACACTTGTTGCCACGTCCTCCaaatcctcatcctcatccagaAGGTTGGAGACGACTTCAAAGGCAGGCACCTCGATGGATGACGCagcagaccccagatcagccagCCCAAACGGGAGGAGATCCCCAGTCAATGTGAGGGAAAAAGGGGCCCCGTTTCCACCCAAGCCCCCTCGCCTCACCCCGTCGCCCACGCCTTCCATCAGCCCTctgctgaagaggaggaaggcagaCGTGGGGCGAACATCTCCAGCCATGAGGGTGAACATCCCCACCATCCTGGTAGAGGATGAGCCCGTGCAGGCAGAATGTGTGGCAAACAGACACCGTGAGGAAGACAGgacaaggaggaaggagggcagaGTTCACAAGAGCAAGAAAGAACGATCTGCCCAACCTAGGTCTCCAGAGGACG GGGGCTCTTCTGACGACCCGTTCTTGTCTGCTGACGAGGAGCCAGGAGAGGCCCCCAGATTCACGAGGCCTCTTGAGGACTTCACAGCAGCCAGCAACACAGAGGTCACACTGAAATGCGTCATCACTGGAAACCCGCCTCCTACAG TGACATGGAGAAAGAATCATGTGGAGATTCAGAGTGATGCGTTCCACGCGGTGAAGGCCGAGGGAGAGACGCACAGTCTGGTGATAAAGCAGATGAGGCCGAGCAACGCGGGGCTGTACAGCGTCACAGCTGTCGGCGCGACGGGCCGAGCATCCTGCAGCGCCACGCTCTCCATCCAGTCAG AACCGACCCACACACAATGTGGGAAACCGACTGTCTCGTTGGAAGTTAGTAGTCCTGCCCAGTCCGATGAGGAGTATCTGAGCCCACAAGAGGATGCCATGGAGGTCGGGGACTTGCCTGCTCTCGGTAAAAGTGTCCACTTCAAAGAGCCTCCCTCGTTTCAG GTGGCGCCGTCTGACCAGGTGGTAACTGAAGGTCAAGATGTTATCATCACAGTGAAGATTGGAGGACAGCCCAGACCCATGGTTTACTG GCTGAAGGACAGAGTCATGGTGAAGATGGGAGGGCGCTTCAGTGTGCGGCAGACGGGAGACGGCGGCAGTGAAATGAGGATCGGCTCAGCTCGGCGGTCGGACACGGGCATTTATTCCTGCAAGATCGTCAACGAGTATGGAACCAAGCAGGCGGAGTGCAGAGTGGACGTCCAAG CTCACACAGCGCTGAAGATCACAAGGGAAGTAAAAGACGTGGCAGTGAGGGCTGGAGAGTCAGCTATGTTTGAATGTCACCTCACAGGACCTCTGGATGTCGATGTGGACTGGCTGTCCAACGGGAAGCTCGTCCAGCCGGCACTGCTCAACTGCAAGATGCACTTTGATGGCAAGAG GTGTCGTCTGCTGCTGAATTCGGTGCATGAAGATGACAGCGGGACATACACTTGCAAACTGAGCACTGCTAAAG AGGAGTTGACCTCAAGCGCAAACTTGAGGGTTACTCCGTCCAAGGAGCCTTTGTTCACCCGTAAACTGGACATTCTGGAGGTCACTGAAGGTCGTGCCGCCCGGTTTGACTGTAAGGTGAGCGGTTCACCTGCCCCAAGAGTTACATGGATGCATTTTG aggCAAGAGTGGAAGAGAGCGATAACATTCGTTTGCTTCAAGAGGGAGGGCGTCACTCGCTCATCATCGCTCATGTTAGCAGTGAGACAGAAGGGTTCTATACAGCGGTCGCTCAGAACATTTATGGAAAGTCTGAATGCACCGCTGAGCTCTACATGCAGGAGCCCCGAGCTGCCATCTCGGCTCACAT GGTGAAGTTGGAAAAGATGCCGTCGATTCCTGAGGAGCCTGAGGTGCTCGAGTGCGAGGTGGAGAAGAGGACTATGCCAGACTTTGTCAAACCTCTGGCCGACGTGGAAGTGGTCGAAGGAAAAGAAGCAGTGCTCAAATGCAAAGTGTCAGGCCTTCCCTACCCAACCATCGCCTGGTACCACAACGGGAAGCGCATGGAAAGCAGCGAAGAACGCAAGATGACCCAGT aCAGGGATGTGCACAGTCTGCTGGTTCGCAGCGCCTGTCATGCTCATGGGGGCGTCTACAAGGCCGTCATATCCAACAAAGTGGGCAAAGCTGCTTGTTACGCACATCTATACGTAACAG ATATTGTTCCTGACCCCCCTGATGGTCCTCCACTGATTGAGGCTATTACGGGGAAAACCATAAgcctcagctggaagagacCAAAGAGGCTTGATCCTTCACTTG ACGCCAGCTCCCTGCTGTACAtggttcagcagcagcctcttgGCTCAATCCAGTGGTCTGTGGTGGCATCTAACCTGAGGGAGACCAACTACACAGTCGCCTCCCTGTCCAAGGGGGTCCGCTATGCTTTCAGGGTGTTAACGTCCACAGGCAAGATGCTGAGCAAACCCTCACCCTCCACTGAtctggttcagctgctggacaGAG GACCTTATTTGAGGAAGGCACCAGTTATTCTGGACAAACCAGACATTGTTTATGTGGTGGAGAACCAGCCGGCGAGCATTACCATAACCCTGAATCACGTCCATGCAGTTATCACCTGGAAAAG GAGGGGGGTGGTGCTGGTCAACAAACCGGGGATGCATGAAATGAGCATGCCGGACGATGATCAGCACACCCTGAAGCTCCAGCGGGTCAGGAGCACCGACCTCGGGCAGTTGGTGGTCACTGCCAGCAACCAGTTTGGCAGCGACCTCTGCACACTTCAGCTGGTCATGGCAG TGGCTCCTAAGTTTGAAACCATCATGGAGGACGTGGACGTGTACACTGGGGAGACGAGTCGTCTGGCTGTTGTGGTTGAAGGGAAACCTGACCCAGATATTCTGTGGTACAAG GATGACATGCTCCTCTCTGAAAGCAGCCACTTCACATTTGTGTACGACGACCCAGAATATTCCCTTGTAGTCCTCAACACCAGCCCTGAGCTCTCCGGTGTTTACACCTGCACCGCTAAGAATCTGGCTGGCTCCAACTCCTGCAAGGCTGAGCTCACAGTTCGCACAG AGCAAAAAGAAGTGGCAGAGCCAATGGTGGATGAAGGAACCATTCTGAGGAAGATGAGGCGTTTGACGGATTACTATGATATCCACAAAGAGATAGGGAG GGGCGCCTTCTCCTATGTGAAGAGAGTGACTCGGAAGAAGGGAAAGGCAGAGTTTGCGGCCAAGTTCATTTCTGCTCGCGGAAAGAGGAAAGCCTTGGCCCTCAGAGAGATGGACCTGCTTTCGGAGCTCGACAACCAGAGGATTCTCTATTTCCATGATGCGTTTGAGAAGAAGAATGTGCTGGTGCTCATCACAGAGTT ATGtcacgaggagctgctggaaagaATAGCCAAAAAAACAGCAGTCATGGAACTGGAg ATTCGCTGTAGTGTTCAGCAGATTCTGGAGGGTCTTCGGTACCTTCACCAGAAGAGCATTGCCCACCTTGATATAAAG CCGGAGAATATTCTAATGGCAAGTCCTGGGAGTGACCAGATCCGCATTTGTGACTTTGGCAACGCATTAAAATTCGAGCCTTCAGAGGAGTACTACTGCAAATATGGGACGCCAGAATTTGTTGCGCCAGAGATCGTTAACCAAACTCCTGTCTCCACGGCAACAGACATATG GCCAATCGGTGTCATCACTTATCTGTG TCTGACTGGTGTTTCCCCTTTCGCTGGTGAGAACGATAGAGACACGGCCTTAAACATCCGTAACTACAACGTGGCATTTGAGGAGAGCATGTTCTCTGACCTCTGTAAAGAAGCCAGGGGATTCGTCATCAAGCTTTTGGTAGTGGACAGACT GAGGCCCAGTGCAGTCGAGTGCCTTCGTCATCCCTGGTTCAAG TCACCAATGAACAAGAGCATCAGCACAGCTATGCTAAAACAAGTTCTGTCTAGAAGACGGTGGCAG CGTTCCCTTATCAGCTACAAATCCAAGATGGTGATGAGGTCCATTCCAGAACTACTGAATGACTCATCCAGCCACGTCTCTATCGCTGTGGCTCGGCATTTAAAAGAAGGATCTCCaccaccttcctcttcctctgactcCGATGCAGATGTAGATGAGCTTCCCTTCATACCCATGCCATTGTCCATGGTCTTTTCTGGGTCCAGGGTCTCCCTTAATGAGATCCCAGGGGATGAAGACGGTGCTAGATGGCCCAGTGTTTCTACTGATGTGACAGGAAAAGGGGACAATATAGAGGTAGCAACAGGGGTAGGTAGTAAAAACGCAATAAATGAAGCGGAAACCCCAAATGAagacaagattgaaaagacaaaaagaattCCACTTAAAAAAGGATCAAGCGTGGAGTTGGATGAATCTGAGACGAGAGCCAAGCGGGCTACCATGAGAAGAGGCAGTTCTGCTGATTCAGCCCTGCTTCTCCACATTGACCCAGAAGACGGAAATGCTGATAAAGACTCAGAAGCAAGTAACAAGAGTCTAAAAAAAGCTCTTTCTATGGAACTACCGAATCGCAGCCCAAGCCCTGGGGCAGCAAAGTTAAGCCAGGAGGATTATGCCCTAAAACTGGAACTTATGAGACAGCGTCTAGTGAGAGGAGGAAGCATGGACAAAAAGATGAGCGGCCTACGAGGGCCCTTGTTTGAAACACTTGGCATGGATGAAGAGAGGCAAACGGGGTCTCTAGATCGCAATTTGAGGAGATCCAGACTGGGGCCATCATCGCTAGCCAGAGCAGCTTCTTCTGATAGTCCTGGAGAAGACACGCCAAAGACCAAAGTGTTTCGCAAAAGCTCCTCCTTCACTCAGGGCGACTCTGAACCAATGCCGCTGCACCGACGGTTTGGAGCTCCCTTAGAGATCCCAGCTGTTTGCAATGACAGCGCAGATGTAAACGAGCTCCAGGAGGCAACCTCAATGTCTGCTCTGATAGGACAAACGGTGGAGTCCACATCTGCCTCTGATGCAGCAATGTCTCTGAAAATATCAACAACGGGAGAGAACCGTGTGAAAGAGCATGAAGATATGGATGGGACAGTGGAAAAAAGCATCACATCACATGAAGTAGGATCTGAAGCCAGATCACAATGTGTAATTACTCCCAGAATAGTGATCGAGGCGGATGGTGAAGAGCAAGAGAAGGAAGAAAATCAGGACTTACATATTCAGGAAAAGGACCCAAAAGCAGATCAGGAAACGCCAAGAAGTAGCCATGAAGAAATAATCACaaatcctcctccatcatctgaACATCCAGCAGTATTTTCCAGAAtagcagctgcagaaaagtctgctggttctgtttccaCATCATCAAATCCTGATTTGCCTGCCACCCCACGCCAGCCTGTGCTAAGAACAGACATTAAAGACATTGACTCAGAGGCAGTGTTTGAAGCCAGGTTTAAGAAACGGGAGTCGTCTCTGACCCGAGGTCTCCGAAAACTGACCAGAAACAAATCTGAGGAGAGATCGCCCGTCCTAAACCGAAAAAATGTTGAGGGGGGCGAAGAGGTTTACAGGCCAGGGCCAAGGGGGGCGCCTCTGGAAATGGTATCCAGAGGACTGCAGGAGAAATCCAAATCGGTTCAAGATTTAAGGGAAGGTGATAAGGAAACGGGCCTTGGTTTAATTGGGAGGTTGTCGTTGCGGGGAAAGAGATCAACAATGATTGACAAAAAGGGTGAGAAACCGAAAGAGGAAAAGCATCAGGATGACACTGCTGTCAGCAAGAGGGTGTCATGGGGTATTGGTCGCAGCAAGTCCCTGGATACAGGTACACCGAAGCAGCTGGATGAGAAGGATCAAAATAAAGCTGAGGAGTCATCGGTTTCTGCCATGAGGCGCAGGTTTGAGTCCAAAGTAGCAGGAATATCTGCCAAAATAAGGACCCAgtctgaggagaggaaggaaaaggatGCTCACGGAAGTCAAAAGGATTTGAAGAAGGTTACAGATTCCCCTATAATGGCAATGCGACAGAGGTTTGAGAACAAAGTGGCAGGAATATCCACGAAAATTCGCAGTCAGTccgaggagaggaaaggagacgcAGAGGCAGCGAGAACGCCCCTGTTCACCCGCCACCGACATTCCCAGTCTGAGGGGCGCGGACTCAAAGGACTGGGCATTCCTGAGAATCAGTTAGCAAAGCAGACCGCTAGCGGTGCGTCCAAGGAGTCCGTTGAGTCCACTTCTAGTATCCATTCCGAAAAAGAGAGTGACAGACGATCGCGGTGGGACAGGTGGGGTCTGACAAAGGGACGAAGAGACAAAACACCCTCCCAGTCAGACCTGCCCTCAACTGTGAGCAAACCGGGCGGTTTATCAACGACTCGGCAGCTCATCCGATCCGCTTCGGATTTCCCCCCAGTGTTTCACATCAAGCTGAAAGACCATGTTTTATTAGAGGGGGAGCCTGTCAGTCTTTGCTGCCTTCCAGCTGGAAGTCCACATCCAGAAATTACATGGATGAAAG ATCGGAAAGCGCTGCAGGTAGATGACAGAGTCAGCCTGATCTCCCACCCAGATGGAAGGCAGCTTCTCACCATCCCGAAGTCCACTCGGAGGGATGCTGGGATTTATGAATGTGTAGCTACCAACCCCATAGCTACCACCATCACCTCCTGTACACTGTCTATAGCCT GTGTCCCAAAACGACCAGGGACCCCTGAAGTCCCCCAGACCTACAGCAACACGGCTCTGGTGCTCTGGAAGCCAGCGGATACCAATTCCTCTTGCACCTACAcactggaaagaaaaacagagg GAGAATCTTCATGGATGACTGTAGCAAAAGGAATTGTCGACTGTTATTATAACGTCACAGACCTGCCACAAGGAACCACCTTTAAGTTCCGCGTCTCCTGCAGCAATAAGGCCGGGCAGGGACCACACAGCAACTCCTCAGCACCGGTCAGCCTGGACTCAACAG CTACAGGAGCACCACCCACCGTAGCTGTGGTAAACACAGTCCCGTGTCCACCTGAACCAGTCATTACCACCTCGGTGACTGTGCCTCCACTTAAATCAGCTGAGGACAATGCTCCCAGGATAACTGCCCCCAATACCTCCAGCTCTTCAAAGCATATGACTTCCCCCGCTGCTTTACCATTACAAGTTACATCCAAAAAGTTGGTCCCAGCCGCCTCTCCACCTTCTCTACCCTCCGGCCCTTCAACAATGTCTCCATCTTCTAACTTAACTGCAGAGGAAAGTCAAAAAGCCATTCTTACTACTTCACCCACAGTTAAAGCACCCTTTATCCTGCCCAAACCCCAAAGCCCAGTAAATGTGGTGACACCTATGACCCAAACCCCACCCACATCAACCCCACTTTCTCTTGTACGTCCACCATCAACACCAACCAAACCAGTGGTTGCCTCTGTGCCCACATATATCCCCACTACGACAGTCACTGCTCGTGTTGCGCCAACCCCCGTTTCTTTCACCCCGCAAGTGCTCCACACATCTGGCCTGAGCCCTATTGGTGAAGGAGCCAGTACTCCTACCAGAGGTACTCCATCAGGACGTACTACACCCTCCACTGCCCTAAAACAGGGAGTTCCACAGAAACCCTACACCTTCTTAGACGAGAAAGCCAG GGGTCGATTTGGAGTGATCCGAGAGTGTCGCGAGAACGCTACAGGCAAAATCTACATGGCAAAGATCATTCCCTACAGCCAAGAGAACAAGCAGGAAGTCCTGAAGGAGTATGAGATCCTGAAATCACTTCACAATGAAAAGGTCATGGCATTGCACGAGGCCTACGTTACTCCACGCTACCTGGTGCTGGTCGCAGAGTACTGCACGGGCAAAGAGCTACTTTACAGCCTCATAGACAG GTTCCGCTACTCTGAGGATGATGTGGTGATTTACCTGGTCCAGATCCTCCAGGCAGTGGAGTACCTCCACAACCGCCGCATCCTCCACCTGGACCTCAAACCTGACAACATCATGGTGACCAATCTTAACGCCATCAAGGTTGTAGACTTCGGAAGTGCTCAGAACTTCAACCCACTCAGCCTTAAACAACAGGACTCAAGAACAGGAGCACTTGAGTATATGG CTCCTGAGATGGTGAAAGGTGAGGTGGTCGGTCCCCCTGCAGACATTTGGACTGTTGGAGTTGTTACCTACATCAT GCTAAGTGGTCGACTACCCTTTGAAGATAAAGACCCTCTACAAGTTGAATCCAAAATTCTGATAGCAAGGCTTGATCCCACTAAATTATACTCAAATGTGTCTCAAAGTGCCTCTGCCTTTCTAAAGAAGATGTTGAGCAGTTACCCTTG GGCTCGTCCAACTACGCGAGACTGCTTCACGCATGCGTGGCTGCAGGACTCCTACCTGATGAAGCTGAGGAGGCAGACTCTCACCTTCACCTCGAGTCGACTCAAAGAGTTCCTGGTGGAGCAACAATCCCGTCGCACAGACGGTGCCACCAAGCACAAGGTGCTGCTGCGCACCTACCAGAGCTCAACCCAGTCTTCGGCGTCTGGAACGACACCGCCCGTTTGA